A DNA window from Paenibacillus sp. HWE-109 contains the following coding sequences:
- a CDS encoding helix-turn-helix domain-containing protein: MNLARIRFHKRSVIVTWLVSYVSVLLIPIMISGILYAATWHVVESEVNRANTSALQQMEQAIDNSLRGIERISLEIALSKLVTGFIHTAKPLTDNDYYDLVSIASDLRLYQTANDFIEQIYIYYRNSDTVISTRDHTNSRILYEKTREQETMSYEEWAKFFEKPYMQEYTPITFREDGQELKAVMYAKSVILANPDQPGAVILFVIKDSKLLANIPSTSDKTSIAVLDKENRLVASTGFEARSAFLDYGKLTGKNGMFMSDDGDQRAAVSYITSDSNGWKYIYAIPAELFDDKMAYMKKLIYASVILSLLMGGVVTYLFLRKNYIPINVLIRSFSMKSGVSFHEGSNEYGYLQDALNNTFAEKEQVDRRLHQHRDAIRSHFLQGLLKGRLEQNVPIHESLAAHDIRVASPHFAVLLFHVEHYGKFDLGEHAPPEKVRMLHFLIMNVAEEVIGDANQAFITEIDNMLACIVNFGSDPDADELKRIAEQVKTFLLDHFHVHLTVAISEIHQELYGIPPAYQMTLAALEYRLVMGSGEIIRYQDLPSSETAGPSRSYYYPLTIEHQLINLVKAGDFEKSNAIINEIIEVNISDASISVPLAKCLMFDLTSTLLKTMDEIGTSSHHRAFVVNTDQIDRLITSSTIKEMKGQIREVLAEVCQFIQEGREQDYNTLSQQVIDYVKGHYADVNLNISMVGEKFELTPSYLSKQFKAQTGEALLDFISRTRLEEAKRLLSLQQLSVSEIAKQVGYSDINTFNRIFKKFEGITPGKYKDIQ; the protein is encoded by the coding sequence ATGAATCTTGCTCGAATCCGTTTCCACAAACGCAGTGTCATTGTCACTTGGTTGGTATCGTATGTTTCCGTTCTGCTTATTCCGATCATGATTAGTGGTATTCTGTATGCGGCGACATGGCATGTGGTGGAATCGGAAGTGAATCGTGCCAACACTTCGGCTTTGCAGCAGATGGAACAAGCCATCGACAATAGTCTTCGCGGTATCGAAAGAATTAGTCTGGAAATTGCTTTGAGTAAATTGGTAACCGGTTTCATTCATACAGCGAAGCCCTTAACGGATAACGACTATTACGATCTGGTCAGTATTGCCAGTGACTTGCGGCTGTATCAGACAGCAAATGATTTCATTGAACAAATATATATTTACTATCGGAACAGCGATACGGTAATCTCTACGCGCGATCATACGAACAGCCGAATATTGTATGAGAAAACACGCGAACAAGAGACGATGAGCTATGAAGAGTGGGCGAAGTTTTTTGAAAAGCCGTATATGCAGGAGTATACCCCTATTACGTTTAGGGAGGACGGTCAAGAGCTGAAAGCAGTCATGTATGCCAAATCCGTCATTCTGGCTAATCCGGACCAACCAGGTGCTGTCATTTTATTCGTAATTAAGGATTCCAAGCTGCTTGCCAATATTCCATCTACATCCGATAAAACGTCAATTGCGGTTTTGGACAAGGAAAATCGCTTAGTAGCTTCCACGGGGTTTGAAGCGAGATCAGCCTTCTTGGACTACGGCAAGCTCACCGGCAAAAATGGCATGTTCATGAGTGACGATGGTGATCAGCGTGCCGCTGTTTCGTATATTACTTCGGATAGTAACGGGTGGAAGTATATTTATGCGATTCCCGCCGAATTATTTGACGATAAGATGGCCTACATGAAGAAGTTGATCTATGCCAGTGTAATTTTGAGTTTGCTCATGGGGGGAGTGGTTACTTATCTCTTCTTGCGCAAAAATTATATCCCAATCAACGTGCTGATTCGCAGTTTTTCCATGAAATCAGGCGTATCTTTTCATGAAGGTTCGAACGAATATGGTTATTTGCAGGATGCGCTGAATAATACATTTGCCGAGAAAGAACAGGTCGACCGCCGGCTGCATCAGCATCGGGATGCGATTCGCTCGCATTTCTTGCAAGGACTGCTGAAAGGCCGTTTGGAGCAAAATGTGCCCATCCACGAATCGCTTGCAGCTCACGATATTCGAGTGGCCTCACCGCATTTTGCCGTACTGCTGTTCCATGTTGAACATTATGGCAAGTTTGATCTGGGCGAACATGCGCCGCCTGAGAAAGTGAGAATGCTGCATTTCCTCATTATGAATGTCGCGGAGGAAGTGATTGGTGACGCTAATCAAGCATTCATCACAGAAATTGACAACATGCTGGCCTGCATCGTTAATTTCGGGTCAGATCCGGATGCAGATGAATTGAAACGCATTGCTGAACAGGTGAAAACGTTCTTGTTGGACCATTTTCATGTTCATTTGACCGTGGCGATTAGCGAGATTCATCAGGAGTTGTACGGGATTCCTCCGGCATATCAGATGACCTTGGCTGCCTTGGAATACCGTCTGGTTATGGGCAGCGGTGAGATTATTCGGTATCAGGATTTGCCGAGTTCCGAGACGGCGGGGCCATCGAGAAGCTACTACTATCCGTTGACAATAGAACATCAGTTAATCAATTTGGTTAAAGCCGGCGATTTCGAAAAATCGAATGCGATTATTAACGAAATTATCGAGGTCAACATTTCCGATGCTTCCATATCGGTGCCACTGGCCAAATGCCTCATGTTCGATTTGACCAGCACACTGCTCAAAACAATGGATGAAATCGGGACGAGCAGTCATCATCGGGCATTCGTCGTTAATACGGACCAAATTGATCGATTAATAACCAGCTCAACGATCAAGGAGATGAAGGGGCAAATCCGGGAAGTGCTGGCTGAGGTGTGCCAGTTCATTCAAGAGGGCCGCGAGCAGGATTACAACACGCTCAGCCAGCAGGTGATCGACTATGTGAAAGGTCATTATGCTGACGTGAATCTCAATATTTCGATGGTAGGCGAGAAGTTCGAGCTGACACCATCTTATTTGTCCAAACAGTTCAAAGCGCAAACGGGGGAAGCATTGCTTGATTTCATTAGCAGAACCCGGCTAGAAGAAGCCAAAAGGCTGCTCTCCCTTCAGCAGCTATCCGTTTCTGAGATTGCCAAGCAAGTCGGGTATTCCGATATCAATACGTTTAATCGGATATTCAAGAAATTCGAGGGTATTACACCTGGGAAGTACAAAGATATTCAATGA
- a CDS encoding extracellular solute-binding protein, which translates to MGKYVNKKSFSMALSFVVASSVIVGCSTQETGKSSASPKASGAPTAAGAVYPISTQESLTSWEGIDTNLASFVPNLAESPFGQQLEKETGVKVKYTHPADGQSKEQFNLLIASNKLPDVIEYNWGGGGAMAYPGGPEKAIADKVILPLNALIDKQAPNLKKLLQQDKELDKMIKTDSGNYYAFPMIRPDNGLVFRGPMIRKDWLDELNLQVPQTIDEWYTVLKAFKEKKGASAPFTALYSNELNIQDAFIGAFKTANRFYIDDQGKVKYGPIDPQFKDALTLLRKWYAEGLLDKDFALNTDSKALDNKLMSDSAGATVGLLSGGMGRWMDTGKKKNPKFQLVAAPYPTLKKGERAFIGQRDFKYNPAASKAVSGDSKNAELAVKWLDYAYSEKGSLLFNFGIEGDSYKMVNNVPTFTEKITKNEKFNLQQMVSQYTKPNGPFLGDSRKSFNTFKEQDEAIKIWGETDAVKHVLPLFITPTVEESKELAKLNTAIGSYKEEMFVKFVMGKEPIEKFDEYVSRIKEMGIDKVVKINQDALDRYNKR; encoded by the coding sequence ATGGGGAAATATGTAAACAAGAAGTCTTTTAGTATGGCCTTAAGCTTCGTAGTAGCTTCCAGTGTTATTGTAGGCTGTTCCACGCAAGAGACGGGCAAGAGCTCAGCTTCTCCCAAAGCTTCTGGGGCACCAACAGCCGCTGGCGCTGTGTATCCGATTAGTACGCAAGAATCATTAACATCATGGGAAGGTATCGATACGAATCTGGCTTCTTTTGTACCGAACTTGGCGGAATCGCCATTTGGACAGCAGCTTGAAAAAGAAACAGGGGTGAAGGTCAAATATACCCACCCGGCCGACGGCCAATCCAAGGAACAGTTCAACCTGTTGATCGCTTCCAATAAATTGCCGGATGTTATTGAGTACAACTGGGGCGGAGGCGGGGCGATGGCCTATCCGGGGGGACCTGAGAAAGCTATTGCGGATAAAGTTATTCTTCCGCTCAATGCGTTGATTGACAAGCAGGCGCCGAACCTCAAGAAGCTGCTGCAGCAAGATAAAGAATTAGATAAGATGATCAAAACGGACAGCGGCAATTACTATGCCTTTCCGATGATCCGTCCGGATAACGGGCTCGTCTTCCGAGGGCCGATGATTCGCAAAGATTGGCTGGATGAACTGAACCTGCAAGTTCCCCAGACCATCGATGAGTGGTATACCGTATTGAAAGCGTTTAAAGAGAAGAAAGGCGCGAGTGCGCCATTCACGGCCTTGTATAGCAATGAGTTGAACATCCAGGATGCCTTCATTGGTGCTTTCAAAACAGCGAACCGGTTCTATATTGACGATCAAGGGAAAGTGAAGTATGGACCTATTGATCCACAATTCAAGGACGCGCTGACCCTGCTGCGCAAATGGTATGCTGAAGGCTTGTTGGACAAAGATTTTGCTCTCAACACAGATTCCAAAGCACTGGATAACAAATTAATGAGTGATAGTGCCGGGGCAACTGTTGGCTTGTTAAGCGGCGGGATGGGCCGATGGATGGATACGGGGAAGAAGAAAAACCCGAAATTTCAGTTAGTAGCCGCGCCGTACCCTACCCTCAAAAAAGGGGAACGTGCTTTTATCGGTCAACGGGATTTCAAGTACAATCCGGCAGCCAGCAAAGCTGTAAGCGGGGATTCGAAGAATGCAGAGCTTGCGGTGAAATGGCTTGATTACGCTTATAGTGAAAAAGGAAGCCTGCTTTTCAACTTCGGAATTGAAGGCGATAGCTACAAAATGGTTAACAATGTGCCAACCTTTACTGAGAAAATCACCAAAAATGAGAAGTTTAATTTACAGCAAATGGTCTCGCAGTATACGAAGCCTAATGGTCCTTTTCTAGGCGATTCACGTAAAAGCTTCAACACGTTCAAGGAGCAGGATGAGGCGATCAAAATTTGGGGCGAAACCGATGCAGTTAAGCATGTCTTGCCGCTTTTCATCACACCGACTGTGGAGGAAAGTAAGGAATTAGCCAAATTGAATACGGCGATTGGCAGTTATAAAGAAGAAATGTTCGTGAAATTCGTAATGGGCAAAGAGCCGATTGAGAAATTCGATGAGTATGTGAGCCGTATCAAGGAAATGGGTATCGACAAAGTTGTGAAAATAAATCAAGACGCGCTTGACCGCTATAACAAACGATAA
- a CDS encoding carbohydrate ABC transporter permease — protein MLNRTTLSEKSFDWINAIFLLLLMLITVYPLVYVAFASVSDAGSLMSHKGVLWRPLGFSFDAYTNVFRNPMILKGYGNTFFVVLVGLFLNIILTAFGAYALSRKSLAYRKSLLLFIVFTMFFSGGLIPLYLTVKGVGLVDSLWALIIPQAVNTFNLILMKTAFEAIPDALEESAKIDGANDFVILFRIVLPLSMPVIAVMLLYYGVSHWNSWFNAMIFLQDRSLYPLQLVLREVLLQGEASSNLGASDGASAMLTVTLKYATIMVATVPILLVYPFLQKYFVKGALIGAIKG, from the coding sequence ATGTTGAATCGGACAACGCTGTCAGAAAAAAGTTTTGATTGGATCAATGCCATTTTCTTGCTGTTACTGATGCTGATAACGGTGTATCCGTTGGTATATGTGGCTTTCGCTTCTGTGAGCGATGCCGGGTCGCTGATGAGCCACAAAGGTGTTCTATGGCGCCCACTCGGATTTTCATTCGATGCCTATACCAATGTATTTCGCAACCCGATGATTCTCAAAGGCTATGGGAACACGTTCTTCGTCGTACTTGTAGGGTTGTTCCTCAATATTATTCTTACCGCTTTCGGAGCGTATGCCTTATCTAGAAAAAGCTTGGCTTACCGGAAGTCGCTCCTGCTGTTTATCGTGTTTACGATGTTTTTCAGCGGTGGGTTGATCCCTCTCTATTTGACGGTCAAAGGCGTTGGATTAGTTGACTCGCTTTGGGCCCTTATCATTCCTCAGGCGGTCAATACCTTTAATCTGATCCTGATGAAAACAGCGTTCGAGGCGATACCAGATGCGTTAGAGGAGTCGGCTAAAATAGACGGGGCGAACGACTTTGTCATTCTGTTCCGGATCGTGCTTCCGTTATCCATGCCCGTTATTGCCGTAATGCTCTTGTATTATGGCGTCAGCCATTGGAATTCCTGGTTCAATGCAATGATTTTCTTGCAGGACCGCTCGCTCTATCCGCTGCAATTAGTGCTGCGTGAAGTACTGCTGCAAGGGGAAGCCAGCTCCAATTTGGGGGCTTCAGACGGCGCCTCTGCCATGCTTACGGTGACGTTAAAGTATGCAACGATTATGGTGGCTACGGTACCGATTCTGCTGGTGTATCCGTTCCTTCAGAAATATTTCGTGAAAGGCGCACTTATCGGGGCGATTAAGGGTTAG
- a CDS encoding AbrB/MazE/SpoVT family DNA-binding domain-containing protein, with protein MKPAGVVRKVDQLGRIVLPKSLRKRYQMNEGDPVEILVQGDHIILERYRPKCVFCGSMESVSEFKERYICGVCVAEMNVLKVRA; from the coding sequence ATGAAGCCAGCCGGAGTCGTTCGGAAAGTCGATCAGTTGGGACGTATTGTACTACCTAAATCATTGCGTAAACGTTATCAAATGAATGAAGGAGATCCTGTAGAAATTTTGGTGCAGGGTGACCATATCATTCTAGAAAGATACCGTCCAAAGTGTGTATTCTGTGGTAGCATGGAAAGTGTGAGTGAATTCAAAGAGCGTTACATTTGCGGAGTTTGTGTAGCTGAAATGAATGTGCTCAAAGTTAGAGCTTAG
- the nrdF gene encoding class 1b ribonucleoside-diphosphate reductase subunit beta has protein sequence MTSATTTNQAIVKKAVNWNRPDDDFTITFWNQNIMQFWTDEEIPLSDDKMSWITLSGAERELYMKVLGGLTLLDTMQGGVGMPKILEHVDGLQRKAVLSFMGMMEQIHAKSYSSIFTTLSTTEEINELFLWVERNPYLQFKASKISHYYENINTTKDLYLAMAASVLLESYLFYSGFYYPLYLAGQGKMTSSGEIIDLILRDESIHGLYIGVLAQEVYAELSPAEQDEVYETLSALLRELHANEEKYTESLYGTLGLAEEVKAFLRYNANKAFMNLGVEPIFEEEDINPIVLNGLSTKTKQHDFFSKKGNGYVRTIHVEALTDDDFLFGD, from the coding sequence ATGACTAGTGCAACGACTACGAATCAAGCCATCGTCAAAAAAGCAGTGAACTGGAATCGGCCGGATGATGACTTTACCATTACATTCTGGAATCAGAATATTATGCAATTCTGGACGGACGAAGAAATTCCATTATCGGACGATAAAATGTCATGGATAACGCTGAGCGGTGCTGAGCGTGAACTATATATGAAGGTGCTGGGCGGACTGACCCTGCTCGATACAATGCAAGGCGGCGTTGGGATGCCCAAGATCCTTGAGCATGTCGACGGGCTGCAGCGCAAAGCCGTACTGAGTTTCATGGGGATGATGGAGCAAATCCATGCAAAATCGTACAGCAGTATTTTCACAACATTGTCTACGACAGAAGAAATTAATGAGCTGTTCCTCTGGGTAGAGCGGAATCCGTATTTGCAATTCAAAGCATCGAAGATTTCCCATTACTACGAGAATATTAACACGACCAAAGATCTCTATCTGGCTATGGCTGCGTCGGTTTTACTGGAAAGCTATTTGTTCTATAGCGGTTTCTATTACCCGCTGTATTTGGCTGGACAAGGAAAAATGACGAGCAGCGGCGAAATCATTGATTTGATTTTGCGTGATGAGAGTATTCACGGATTGTATATTGGTGTATTGGCGCAAGAGGTTTATGCGGAGCTCAGTCCTGCGGAGCAGGATGAAGTGTACGAAACATTGAGCGCGCTGCTCAGAGAGCTTCATGCGAATGAGGAGAAATATACAGAAAGCCTCTATGGCACGCTCGGTTTGGCGGAAGAAGTGAAAGCTTTCTTACGCTATAACGCGAACAAAGCGTTCATGAACCTTGGGGTGGAGCCGATTTTCGAAGAAGAGGATATCAATCCAATTGTTCTGAACGGTTTGAGCACGAAGACCAAACAGCATGACTTTTTCTCCAAAAAAGGGAATGGTTATGTGCGCACGATTCATGTTGAAGCATTGACGGATGATGATTTCCTTTTTGGGGATTAA
- a CDS encoding response regulator transcription factor yields MKKKILVVDDEPSISMLIEFNLKLVGFEVHCVFDGEAVFDAIQTFRPDLIVLDLMLPKMDGFQVCRKLRNQNNLVPIIMLTAMQDLTDKIAGLDNGADDYMTKPFSPQELISRIQAIHRRIQTLPSITEHAPITIGQIAIKADQREVTVNGSPIELTPKEFELLLFLCKHRGKVLSRQQLLHGVWDYHFLGDTRIVDVHISHLRDKIEHNARNPEYIMTIRNVGYKLTEPAVKESIG; encoded by the coding sequence ATGAAAAAGAAGATCCTAGTTGTAGATGACGAACCTTCCATCTCCATGCTTATCGAATTCAACCTGAAGCTCGTCGGCTTCGAAGTCCATTGCGTGTTCGATGGCGAAGCTGTCTTTGATGCTATTCAAACCTTTCGCCCTGATCTCATTGTTCTTGATCTCATGCTGCCTAAGATGGACGGCTTTCAAGTATGTCGTAAACTTAGAAACCAGAATAACCTTGTTCCGATTATTATGTTAACGGCCATGCAGGATCTCACGGATAAAATTGCCGGACTGGATAACGGTGCTGATGATTACATGACCAAGCCCTTCTCACCGCAGGAGCTCATATCCCGGATCCAAGCGATTCATCGCCGGATTCAAACCTTGCCTTCCATAACGGAACATGCGCCGATTACCATTGGCCAGATCGCAATCAAAGCCGATCAACGTGAAGTGACTGTGAACGGCTCCCCGATTGAGCTTACTCCCAAGGAATTTGAACTGCTGCTTTTCCTTTGCAAGCATCGCGGCAAGGTCCTCAGCAGGCAACAACTTCTGCATGGTGTATGGGACTATCATTTTCTCGGGGATACGCGGATTGTCGATGTGCATATCTCGCATCTGCGGGATAAAATCGAGCATAATGCGCGCAATCCCGAGTATATCATGACGATTCGCAATGTCGGCTACAAACTGACAGAGCCGGCAGTCAAAGAATCCATCGGCTAA
- a CDS encoding glycosyl hydrolase family 95 catalytic domain-containing protein: MNDCEWEPFMADNDMEWVVKPVSWDEGAFIGNGSIGAMVYGEEHAKKRHVLRFVLGRTDVTAARSDRPGFPPRVPIGELDVEMAGMIYHPTSLRVDLWQAELRAKLTTTRGEVNLRSIVHSVEPVIAIEMETSEGEEGTQVVWYAHSAVDDVLKNADGINLNQYVPETAVEQVERNGIQICVQRYSGADGCVVAWKEVQLARNRRVCFLSIINGQMEAAIVKAVEAVAQAAAADYDAWINVHRKWWHDYYRQSFVAIPDARLQSFYWIQMYKLASATRADQSLIDNQGPWLTSTPWPGVWFNMNVQMSYSPVYTANRLDLGMSLVHALDANRENLIANVPEAFRQDASGLGRSSSYDLRAEVEDEVGNLTWLCHNVWRQYRYSMDDEMLKNTLYPHLRRSVNLYLHLVEEGSDGLLHLPATISPEYGSFMRMRVSDCHYDLALLRWGCQTLLYICQRLQVDDPLIDRWKDILQRLVPFPVDESGFMVGRDTPLAYGHRHFSHLLAIFPLHLIGCEREEERELIAASLRHWIDKEGDLRGFSLTGAASIAAILGRGNEALRYLQALLLLIKPNTMYKEAGPVIETPLAGAEAIQDMLLQSWGGQIRVFPAVPDEWRDVSFEHLRAEGAFLISAVRRHGETQFIRVKSLAGEPCLIQTGWVGDVQWKISGTRASEQSIRLETKKEAIMLDLRAGDEAILFRGAELPETQIGPVKPLQKVVRYYGGNKPWRLYGF; encoded by the coding sequence ATGAACGATTGTGAGTGGGAGCCGTTTATGGCTGACAACGATATGGAGTGGGTTGTTAAGCCGGTAAGTTGGGATGAAGGTGCCTTCATCGGCAATGGCTCAATCGGAGCCATGGTTTATGGAGAGGAACATGCGAAGAAACGGCATGTACTTCGGTTCGTCCTGGGACGAACGGATGTAACGGCTGCGCGCAGCGATCGACCAGGCTTTCCTCCACGTGTGCCAATTGGCGAACTCGATGTGGAGATGGCAGGCATGATCTACCATCCCACAAGCCTGCGGGTGGACTTATGGCAGGCGGAGCTGCGGGCTAAGCTGACAACTACGCGTGGGGAGGTTAACCTGCGTTCGATTGTTCATAGTGTGGAGCCTGTCATAGCCATCGAGATGGAAACGTCAGAAGGGGAGGAGGGGACACAAGTTGTTTGGTATGCTCATTCGGCTGTTGATGATGTATTGAAAAATGCCGATGGCATCAATTTGAATCAGTATGTGCCGGAAACAGCGGTGGAACAAGTTGAACGAAATGGCATACAGATTTGCGTTCAGCGCTATAGTGGCGCAGATGGGTGTGTGGTTGCTTGGAAGGAAGTTCAACTCGCAAGGAATCGCCGTGTTTGTTTCCTATCGATCATCAATGGACAGATGGAAGCTGCCATTGTAAAGGCTGTTGAGGCGGTTGCACAGGCAGCAGCGGCGGACTACGATGCTTGGATAAACGTTCACCGCAAGTGGTGGCACGATTACTATCGGCAAAGCTTCGTTGCGATTCCCGATGCCCGGCTCCAAAGCTTTTATTGGATCCAAATGTATAAATTGGCTTCCGCCACTCGAGCCGATCAGTCTTTGATCGACAACCAGGGGCCTTGGCTGACATCAACACCTTGGCCTGGTGTATGGTTCAACATGAATGTGCAAATGAGCTATTCACCGGTATATACGGCCAATCGCTTGGACTTAGGCATGTCGCTTGTTCATGCGTTAGATGCAAACCGAGAGAATTTAATTGCCAACGTACCGGAAGCCTTCAGGCAGGACGCCTCAGGACTTGGCCGCAGCAGCAGCTATGATTTGCGGGCTGAGGTTGAGGATGAAGTCGGTAATTTAACCTGGCTGTGCCATAATGTCTGGCGTCAATATCGCTACAGCATGGATGATGAGATGCTCAAGAACACGTTGTATCCTCATCTTCGAAGAAGTGTGAACCTCTACCTTCATCTTGTCGAGGAAGGCAGCGATGGCTTGCTTCACTTGCCAGCTACCATTTCACCTGAGTATGGCTCTTTCATGCGAATGCGAGTAAGCGACTGCCATTATGACCTTGCACTGCTGCGTTGGGGCTGCCAAACCCTGCTGTATATTTGCCAGCGGCTGCAGGTGGATGATCCCTTGATCGACAGATGGAAGGACATTCTCCAAAGATTAGTTCCCTTCCCCGTTGATGAATCCGGCTTCATGGTTGGGCGGGACACGCCGCTCGCCTATGGTCACCGGCATTTCAGCCATTTGCTCGCTATTTTCCCCCTGCATTTGATCGGTTGTGAGCGTGAAGAGGAGCGCGAGCTCATTGCTGCTTCACTTCGTCATTGGATCGATAAAGAGGGAGACTTGCGGGGCTTCAGTCTTACAGGAGCCGCCTCGATAGCAGCTATTCTGGGACGCGGGAATGAGGCATTGCGGTACTTGCAAGCTTTGCTGCTGCTGATTAAACCGAATACGATGTATAAGGAAGCAGGTCCGGTCATAGAAACGCCACTAGCCGGAGCCGAAGCTATACAGGATATGCTGCTTCAAAGCTGGGGCGGCCAAATAAGGGTGTTTCCGGCTGTTCCTGACGAATGGCGGGACGTAAGCTTCGAGCATCTGCGAGCAGAAGGTGCTTTTCTGATCAGTGCGGTACGCCGCCATGGAGAAACGCAATTTATTCGCGTGAAGAGTTTGGCGGGGGAGCCTTGTCTCATCCAGACAGGGTGGGTCGGTGATGTCCAGTGGAAGATTAGCGGAACAAGAGCTTCCGAGCAGTCCATAAGACTAGAAACAAAGAAAGAGGCGATTATGTTGGATTTGCGCGCGGGGGATGAAGCTATTCTATTCCGCGGCGCCGAGCTGCCAGAGACACAGATTGGTCCAGTGAAACCGCTGCAAAAGGTCGTTCGCTATTATGGTGGAAATAAGCCGTGGCGGCTATACGGATTCTAA
- a CDS encoding ABC transporter permease, with the protein MPTFGIFRDIRKNKLLYVMLIPVLLYYVVFHYGPMYGAIIAFKDFSPRLGIWGSDWVGFEHFQTFFTGPYFWRTIKNTVLISLYQLVFGFPAPILLALLLNEVKQALFKRTVQTITYMPHFISLVVICGIIKDFTVSDGVVNDVIAFFGGERTTFLLEPSFFRSVYVSTGVWQHIGWGTIIFLAALTGIDQEQYEAAKIDGAGRWKQMTNVTIPGIMPTIIILLILDIGRMMNVGFEKIILLYNPGTYETADVISSYVYRVGLQDFNYSFSSAVGLFNSVINFILLICSNWLSRKFNDTSLW; encoded by the coding sequence ATGCCTACATTCGGGATATTCCGCGATATCCGTAAAAATAAATTGCTTTACGTAATGCTTATCCCTGTATTGCTCTACTATGTGGTTTTCCATTATGGGCCCATGTATGGAGCGATTATTGCCTTTAAGGATTTTTCACCGAGGCTTGGCATTTGGGGGAGCGACTGGGTAGGCTTCGAGCATTTCCAAACTTTTTTTACGGGTCCCTATTTCTGGAGAACGATCAAAAACACAGTGCTCATCAGCTTGTATCAACTGGTATTCGGATTCCCGGCACCGATCTTGCTGGCGCTGCTGCTGAACGAAGTGAAACAGGCTCTATTCAAGCGCACCGTGCAGACTATCACGTATATGCCTCACTTTATTTCCCTTGTTGTCATTTGCGGCATCATCAAAGATTTTACGGTCAGCGATGGAGTCGTGAATGATGTGATTGCTTTTTTTGGCGGCGAGCGGACGACATTTTTGCTGGAACCGAGCTTCTTCCGTTCTGTCTATGTCTCTACGGGAGTCTGGCAGCATATCGGCTGGGGAACGATTATTTTTCTTGCAGCTTTAACCGGAATCGATCAGGAACAGTATGAGGCGGCCAAAATAGATGGCGCAGGCAGATGGAAGCAGATGACGAATGTGACGATACCCGGCATCATGCCGACGATTATCATTCTGCTTATTTTGGATATCGGACGAATGATGAATGTCGGGTTCGAGAAAATTATTTTGCTGTACAATCCGGGCACTTACGAAACGGCAGATGTCATTTCATCCTATGTGTACCGGGTAGGCTTGCAGGACTTTAATTACAGCTTCAGCTCGGCGGTTGGGCTGTTTAACTCCGTGATCAATTTCATTCTGTTGATTTGTTCCAATTGGTTAAGCCGCAAATTCAATGACACCAGCTTATGGTAG
- the trmL gene encoding tRNA (uridine(34)/cytosine(34)/5-carboxymethylaminomethyluridine(34)-2'-O)-methyltransferase TrmL, translated as MAFHIVLVEPEIPANTGNISRTCAATGTHLHLVRPLGFQTDDKTLKRAGLDYWHSVKLEYHDSFDEVLEQYQGHRFFFATTKAQKRYTDFTFQDGDFFVFGKETKGLPEELLAQHPETLLRLPMSDAVRSLNLSNSAAIMLYEGLRQTGFTGLD; from the coding sequence ATGGCTTTTCATATTGTACTAGTAGAACCAGAGATTCCTGCGAATACAGGAAATATTTCACGAACTTGCGCGGCTACCGGCACGCATCTTCACTTAGTAAGACCCCTTGGCTTTCAGACGGACGACAAGACACTCAAAAGGGCAGGATTGGATTACTGGCATTCTGTTAAACTAGAGTATCACGATTCCTTTGATGAAGTGCTAGAGCAGTATCAAGGGCACCGGTTTTTCTTCGCGACCACGAAGGCACAGAAACGTTACACAGATTTTACGTTTCAGGATGGCGATTTCTTCGTTTTCGGCAAAGAGACGAAAGGTCTTCCAGAGGAGCTGTTGGCCCAACATCCCGAAACACTGCTCCGCTTGCCGATGTCAGATGCGGTTAGATCCTTGAATCTATCCAACTCTGCCGCGATTATGCTGTACGAAGGTTTGCGGCAAACGGGTTTCACAGGCCTGGATTAA